In one Capricornis sumatraensis isolate serow.1 chromosome 1, serow.2, whole genome shotgun sequence genomic region, the following are encoded:
- the SCAF4 gene encoding SR-related and CTD-associated factor 4 isoform X2 gives MDAVNAFNQELFSLMDMKPPISRAKMILITKAAIKAIKLYKHVVQIVEKFIKKCKPEYKVPGLYVIDSIVRQSRHQFGTDKDVFGPRFSKNITATFQYLYLCPSEDKSKIVRVLNLWQKNGVFKIEIIQPLLDMAAGTSNAAPVTENVTNNEGSPPPPVKVSSEPPQATTNSVPTVPQLPSSDAFAAVAQLFQTTQGQQLQQILQTFQQPPKPQSPAIDNAVMAQVQAITAQLKTAPTQPSEQKAAFPPPEQKTAFDKKLLDRFDYDDEPEAVEESKKEEAVAASATTTPAPAAVVPTTPAAAAATAPSVAAPTASPPQAPFGFPGDGMPQPTYAQHQNMDQFPPRMMAVPQDPVHHQVPLPPNGQMPGFGLLPTPPFPPMAQPVIPPTPPVQQPFQTSFQAQNEPLTQKAHQEMEVEQPCVQEAKRHISDHRKSRSRSASRSPKRRRSRSGSRSRRSRHRRSRSRSRDRRRHSPRSRSQERRDREKERERRQKGLPQIKAETASVCSTTLWVGQLDKRTTQQDVASLLEEFGPIESINMIPPRGCAYIVMVHRQDAYRALQKLSRGNYKVNQKSIKIAWALNKGIKADYKQYWDVELGVTYIPWDKVKPEELESFCEGGMLDSDTLNPDWKGIPKKHENEVAQNGGAETSHTEPVSPIPKPLPVPVPPIPVPTPITVPPPQVPPHQPGPPVVGALQPPAFTPPLGIPPPGFGPGVPPPPPPPPFLRPGFNPMHLPPGFLPPGPPPPITPPVSIPPPHTPPISIPNLVSGARGNAESGDSVKMYGSAVPPAAPTNLPTPPVTQPVSLLGTQGVAPGPVIGLQAPSTGLLGARPGMIPLQRPPGMPPPHLQRFPLMPPRPMPPHMMHRGPPPGPGGFGMPPPHGMKGPFPPHGPFVRPGGMPGLGGPGPGPGGPEDRDGRQPPPQQQQQQPPAQPPPQQPPPAQQPPPAQQQPQPFRNDSRQQQFNSGRDQERFGRRSFGNRVENDRERYGNRNDDRENSNRERREWGRRSPDRDRHRDLEDRNRRSSGHRDRERDSRDRESRREKEENRGKEKPEVTDRAGSNKTAEPPISQAGSVDTVSELPKGEPGPAVAKPSEELPAEATSSVNPEKDTGSAAEAPR, from the exons TGTAAACCAGAATACAAGGTTCCAGGATTATATGTAATCGACTCAATTGTGCGACAGTCTCGTCATCAGTTTGGAACTGATAAAGATGTTTTTGGGCCAAGATTCTCTAAAAACATAACTGCCACATTCCAATATCTGTATCTTTGTCCATCTGAAGATAAG AGTAAAATAGTTCGTGTATTAAACCTTTGGCAAAAAAATGGAGTAttcaaaattgaaattattcAGCCTCTCTTGGACATGGCAGCAGGAACCAGTAATGCTGCTCCAGTAACAGAAAATGTTACTAATAATGAAG gttcACCTCCACCTCCAGTTAAAGTTTCTTCTGAACCCCCACAAGCCACTACAAACTCTGTACCAACTGTACCACAGTTGCCCAGCTCTGATGCTTTTGCTGCTGTGGCCCAACTGTTTCAGACAACTCAAGGTCAACAG CTTCAGCAGATCCTTCAGACTTTTCAACAGCCTCCAAAACCACAGTCTCCCGCCATTGACAATGCCGTGATGGCTCAGGTTCAGGCTATCACAGCTCAGTTAAAGACAGCTCCTACACAACCATCTGAACAAAAAGCTGCTTTCCCCCCACCTGAACAAAAAACTGCATTTGACAAG AAGCTACTTGATAGATTTGATTATGATGATGAGCCAGAAGCTGTGGAAGAATCCAAGAAAGAAGAGGCTGTTGCCGCCTCGGCCACCACAACACCTGCTCCTGCCGCTGTTGTGCCCACTACgcctgccgccgccgctgccacCGCACCTTCTGTGGCTGCGCCCACTGCCTCTCCTCCACAGGCACCCTT TGGGTTTCCTGGCGATGGCATGCCGCAACCAACATATGCCCAACATCAGAACATGGACCAGTTTCCGCCTCGAATGATGGCAGTGCCACAGGATCCAGTGCACCATCAG GTTCCACTTCCTCCTAATGGACAGATGCCAGGCTTTGGCCTTCTTCCTACACCTCCGTTTCCTCCCATGGCGCAGCCCGTGATTCCTCCAACTCCACCTGTGCAGCAGCCCTTCCAAACTTCCTTTCAGGCACAAAATGAGCCACTTACACAGAAGGCACATCAG gaaatggaaGTAGAACAACCTTGTGTTCAAGAGGCTAAGCGGCACATATCTGATCACAGAAAGTCAAGATCTAGATCAGCATCCAG GTCACCGAAAAGGAGACGATCTCGATCTGGTTCTAGATCTCGAAGGTCTCGGCATCGACGTTCTCGATCTCGGTCCAGAGATAGACGCCGACATTCTCCTCGGTCTCGATCCCAAGAAAGACGAGAtcgagagaaggaaagagagcgTCGACAAAAAGGCCTTCCTCAGATCAAAGCAGAAACCGCCAGTG tttGTAGTACTACACTCTGGGTGGGACAGCTGGACAAAAGGACTACTCAGCAGGATGTTGCCAGTCTTTTAGAAGAGTTTGGTCCAATTGAATCAATTAAT ATGATTCCTCCCAGAGGTTGTGCCTATATTGTTATGGTTCATAGGCAAGATGCTTATCGTGCCCTGCAAAAACTGAGCCGAGGAAACTACAAAGTGAACCAGAAATCCATAAAG ATTGCCTGGGCCCTAAACAAAGGAATAAAGGCAGATTATAAGCAGTATTGGGATGTAGAACTTGGTGTTACTTATATTCCATGGGACAAAGTCAAGCCTGAAGAACTGGAGAGTTTCTGTGAAGGAGGAATGTTGGACAGTGATACACTTAATCCAG ATTGGAAGGGAATTCCCAAGAAGCATGAAAACGAAGTTGCTCAAAATGGAGGAGCCGAAACCTCACACACAGAACCAGTGTCTCCCATACCTAAGCCTCTGCCTGTGCCTGTGCCTCCTATTCCTGTTCCCACACCGATAACAGTGCCGCCTCCACAG gtcCCACCGCATCAGCCAGGACCTCCTGTAGTTGGTGCTCTCCAGCCACCTGCTTTCACGCCTCCTTTGGGAATTCCACCTCCAGGCTTTGGGCCTGgtgttcctcctcctccacctccgcCACCATTTTTGCGCCCAGGATTCAACCCAATGCATTTGCCACCAG GTTTTCTTCCTCCTGGACCCCCACCTCCTATAACTCCACCAGTATCCAttcctcctcctcacactccacCAATAAGCATCCCAAACT TGGTGTCTGGGGCTAGAGGAAACGCCGAGTCTGGTGACAGTGTGAAAATGTATGGCTCTGCTGTGCCACCTGCTGCACCCACGAATCTGCCTACCCCTCCTGTAACCCAGCCTGTTTCACTTCTTg GTACCCAAGGAGTTGCACCAGGTCCCGTCATTGGGCTCCAGGCCCCATCCACCGGTCTCCTTGGTGCCCGACCTGGCATGATCCCACTCCAGCGCCCGCCAGGAATGCCTCCACCTCACTTACAGCGGTTTCCCTTGATGCCACCTCGGCCCATGCCTCCACACATGATGCACCGAGGTCCACCACCAGGCCCGGGGGGCTTCGGAATGCCTCCACCACATGGAATGAAAGGCCCATTCCCACCCCATGGCCCCTTCGTCAGGCCTGGCGGGATGCCAGGGCTCGGGGGCCCGGGGCCAGGCCCAGGGGGTCCTGAGGACCGAGATGGAAGGCAGCCGCCaccacagcagcaacagcagcagcctccTGCACAGCCACCGCCGCAGCAGCCGCCGCCAGCCCAGCAGCCACCACCcgctcagcagcagccacagccgTTCAGAAATGACAGCAGGCAGCAGCAGTTCAATTCAGGTAGAGACCAAGAAAGATTTGGAAGAAGATCCTTTGGAAATAGGGTGGAGAATGACCGGGAACGGTACGGGAACCGTAATGATGATCGAGAGAATAGTAACCGTGAGAGGAGAGAGTGGGGAAGGAGGAGCCCCGACCGGGACAGGCACAGAGACTTGGAAGACAGGAATAGACGCTCTAGCGGGCAtcgagacagagagagagattctAGAGATAGAGAGTCTCgtagagagaaggaagaaaaccgAGGCAAGGAGAAGCCCGAGGTGACAGACAGGGCAGGCAGTAACAAGACCGCGGAACCTCCCATTAGCCAAGCGGGAAGCGTAGACACTGTTTCAGAACTTCCTAAGGGGGAGCCTGGGCCTGCAGTCGCAAAGCCTTCTGAAGAGTTACCTGCTGAGGCTACCTCATCCGTCAACCCTGAGAAGGACACCGGCTCAGCAGCAGAGGCTCCTCGTTAA
- the SCAF4 gene encoding SR-related and CTD-associated factor 4 isoform X1 — protein MDAVNAFNQELFSLMDMKPPISRAKMILITKAAIKAIKLYKHVVQIVEKFIKKCKPEYKVPGLYVIDSIVRQSRHQFGTDKDVFGPRFSKNITATFQYLYLCPSEDKSKIVRVLNLWQKNGVFKIEIIQPLLDMAAGTSNAAPVTENVTNNEGSPPPPVKVSSEPPQATTNSVPTVPQLPSSDAFAAVAQLFQTTQGQQLQQILQTFQQPPKPQSPAIDNAVMAQVQAITAQLKTAPTQPSEQKAAFPPPEQKTAFDKKLLDRFDYDDEPEAVEESKKEEAVAASATTTPAPAAVVPTTPAAAAATAPSVAAPTASPPQAPFGFPGDGMPQPTYAQHQNMDQFPPRMMAVPQDPVHHQVPLPPNGQMPGFGLLPTPPFPPMAQPVIPPTPPVQQPFQTSFQAQNEPLTQKAHQEMEVEQPCVQEAKRHISDHRKSRSRSASRSPKRRRSRSGSRSRRSRHRRSRSRSRDRRRHSPRSRSQERRDREKERERRQKGLPQIKAETASVCSTTLWVGQLDKRTTQQDVASLLEEFGPIESINMIPPRGCAYIVMVHRQDAYRALQKLSRGNYKVNQKSIKIAWALNKGIKADYKQYWDVELGVTYIPWDKVKPEELESFCEGGMLDSDTLNPDWKGIPKKHENEVAQNGGAETSHTEPVSPIPKPLPVPVPPIPVPTPITVPPPQVPPHQPGPPVVGALQPPAFTPPLGIPPPGFGPGVPPPPPPPPFLRPGFNPMHLPPGFLPPGPPPPITPPVSIPPPHTPPISIPNSTIAGINEDTTKDLSIGNPIPTVVSGARGNAESGDSVKMYGSAVPPAAPTNLPTPPVTQPVSLLGTQGVAPGPVIGLQAPSTGLLGARPGMIPLQRPPGMPPPHLQRFPLMPPRPMPPHMMHRGPPPGPGGFGMPPPHGMKGPFPPHGPFVRPGGMPGLGGPGPGPGGPEDRDGRQPPPQQQQQQPPAQPPPQQPPPAQQPPPAQQQPQPFRNDSRQQQFNSGRDQERFGRRSFGNRVENDRERYGNRNDDRENSNRERREWGRRSPDRDRHRDLEDRNRRSSGHRDRERDSRDRESRREKEENRGKEKPEVTDRAGSNKTAEPPISQAGSVDTVSELPKGEPGPAVAKPSEELPAEATSSVNPEKDTGSAAEAPR, from the exons TGTAAACCAGAATACAAGGTTCCAGGATTATATGTAATCGACTCAATTGTGCGACAGTCTCGTCATCAGTTTGGAACTGATAAAGATGTTTTTGGGCCAAGATTCTCTAAAAACATAACTGCCACATTCCAATATCTGTATCTTTGTCCATCTGAAGATAAG AGTAAAATAGTTCGTGTATTAAACCTTTGGCAAAAAAATGGAGTAttcaaaattgaaattattcAGCCTCTCTTGGACATGGCAGCAGGAACCAGTAATGCTGCTCCAGTAACAGAAAATGTTACTAATAATGAAG gttcACCTCCACCTCCAGTTAAAGTTTCTTCTGAACCCCCACAAGCCACTACAAACTCTGTACCAACTGTACCACAGTTGCCCAGCTCTGATGCTTTTGCTGCTGTGGCCCAACTGTTTCAGACAACTCAAGGTCAACAG CTTCAGCAGATCCTTCAGACTTTTCAACAGCCTCCAAAACCACAGTCTCCCGCCATTGACAATGCCGTGATGGCTCAGGTTCAGGCTATCACAGCTCAGTTAAAGACAGCTCCTACACAACCATCTGAACAAAAAGCTGCTTTCCCCCCACCTGAACAAAAAACTGCATTTGACAAG AAGCTACTTGATAGATTTGATTATGATGATGAGCCAGAAGCTGTGGAAGAATCCAAGAAAGAAGAGGCTGTTGCCGCCTCGGCCACCACAACACCTGCTCCTGCCGCTGTTGTGCCCACTACgcctgccgccgccgctgccacCGCACCTTCTGTGGCTGCGCCCACTGCCTCTCCTCCACAGGCACCCTT TGGGTTTCCTGGCGATGGCATGCCGCAACCAACATATGCCCAACATCAGAACATGGACCAGTTTCCGCCTCGAATGATGGCAGTGCCACAGGATCCAGTGCACCATCAG GTTCCACTTCCTCCTAATGGACAGATGCCAGGCTTTGGCCTTCTTCCTACACCTCCGTTTCCTCCCATGGCGCAGCCCGTGATTCCTCCAACTCCACCTGTGCAGCAGCCCTTCCAAACTTCCTTTCAGGCACAAAATGAGCCACTTACACAGAAGGCACATCAG gaaatggaaGTAGAACAACCTTGTGTTCAAGAGGCTAAGCGGCACATATCTGATCACAGAAAGTCAAGATCTAGATCAGCATCCAG GTCACCGAAAAGGAGACGATCTCGATCTGGTTCTAGATCTCGAAGGTCTCGGCATCGACGTTCTCGATCTCGGTCCAGAGATAGACGCCGACATTCTCCTCGGTCTCGATCCCAAGAAAGACGAGAtcgagagaaggaaagagagcgTCGACAAAAAGGCCTTCCTCAGATCAAAGCAGAAACCGCCAGTG tttGTAGTACTACACTCTGGGTGGGACAGCTGGACAAAAGGACTACTCAGCAGGATGTTGCCAGTCTTTTAGAAGAGTTTGGTCCAATTGAATCAATTAAT ATGATTCCTCCCAGAGGTTGTGCCTATATTGTTATGGTTCATAGGCAAGATGCTTATCGTGCCCTGCAAAAACTGAGCCGAGGAAACTACAAAGTGAACCAGAAATCCATAAAG ATTGCCTGGGCCCTAAACAAAGGAATAAAGGCAGATTATAAGCAGTATTGGGATGTAGAACTTGGTGTTACTTATATTCCATGGGACAAAGTCAAGCCTGAAGAACTGGAGAGTTTCTGTGAAGGAGGAATGTTGGACAGTGATACACTTAATCCAG ATTGGAAGGGAATTCCCAAGAAGCATGAAAACGAAGTTGCTCAAAATGGAGGAGCCGAAACCTCACACACAGAACCAGTGTCTCCCATACCTAAGCCTCTGCCTGTGCCTGTGCCTCCTATTCCTGTTCCCACACCGATAACAGTGCCGCCTCCACAG gtcCCACCGCATCAGCCAGGACCTCCTGTAGTTGGTGCTCTCCAGCCACCTGCTTTCACGCCTCCTTTGGGAATTCCACCTCCAGGCTTTGGGCCTGgtgttcctcctcctccacctccgcCACCATTTTTGCGCCCAGGATTCAACCCAATGCATTTGCCACCAG GTTTTCTTCCTCCTGGACCCCCACCTCCTATAACTCCACCAGTATCCAttcctcctcctcacactccacCAATAAGCATCCCAAACT CTACTATCGCTGGTATAAATGAAGACACTACAAAAGACTTATCTATTGGAAATCCCATTCCAACAGTGGTGTCTGGGGCTAGAGGAAACGCCGAGTCTGGTGACAGTGTGAAAATGTATGGCTCTGCTGTGCCACCTGCTGCACCCACGAATCTGCCTACCCCTCCTGTAACCCAGCCTGTTTCACTTCTTg GTACCCAAGGAGTTGCACCAGGTCCCGTCATTGGGCTCCAGGCCCCATCCACCGGTCTCCTTGGTGCCCGACCTGGCATGATCCCACTCCAGCGCCCGCCAGGAATGCCTCCACCTCACTTACAGCGGTTTCCCTTGATGCCACCTCGGCCCATGCCTCCACACATGATGCACCGAGGTCCACCACCAGGCCCGGGGGGCTTCGGAATGCCTCCACCACATGGAATGAAAGGCCCATTCCCACCCCATGGCCCCTTCGTCAGGCCTGGCGGGATGCCAGGGCTCGGGGGCCCGGGGCCAGGCCCAGGGGGTCCTGAGGACCGAGATGGAAGGCAGCCGCCaccacagcagcaacagcagcagcctccTGCACAGCCACCGCCGCAGCAGCCGCCGCCAGCCCAGCAGCCACCACCcgctcagcagcagccacagccgTTCAGAAATGACAGCAGGCAGCAGCAGTTCAATTCAGGTAGAGACCAAGAAAGATTTGGAAGAAGATCCTTTGGAAATAGGGTGGAGAATGACCGGGAACGGTACGGGAACCGTAATGATGATCGAGAGAATAGTAACCGTGAGAGGAGAGAGTGGGGAAGGAGGAGCCCCGACCGGGACAGGCACAGAGACTTGGAAGACAGGAATAGACGCTCTAGCGGGCAtcgagacagagagagagattctAGAGATAGAGAGTCTCgtagagagaaggaagaaaaccgAGGCAAGGAGAAGCCCGAGGTGACAGACAGGGCAGGCAGTAACAAGACCGCGGAACCTCCCATTAGCCAAGCGGGAAGCGTAGACACTGTTTCAGAACTTCCTAAGGGGGAGCCTGGGCCTGCAGTCGCAAAGCCTTCTGAAGAGTTACCTGCTGAGGCTACCTCATCCGTCAACCCTGAGAAGGACACCGGCTCAGCAGCAGAGGCTCCTCGTTAA